In Synechococcus sp. CC9616, the following are encoded in one genomic region:
- a CDS encoding YqeG family HAD IIIA-type phosphatase: MAGLTTQHWLHPDWEPGLTIAHLPLPHLIGCDIRAAVVDVDRTLLPGSDVRLPDSVRAWMQNAGGSLSLHLFSNNPSRARISAVADQLGLSFTCGAGKPRRGALRRVIAELGLDPRQVAMVGDRLFTDVLCGNRLGLYTVLVRPVSEDGTPCHHDRVQRLERRLARLMGAPLA; encoded by the coding sequence ATGGCCGGATTAACCACCCAGCACTGGCTGCATCCGGATTGGGAACCCGGGCTCACGATTGCCCATTTGCCGTTGCCCCATCTGATCGGGTGTGACATCAGGGCGGCAGTGGTTGATGTCGACAGAACCCTGCTTCCCGGCAGTGATGTGAGGCTCCCCGACAGTGTTCGAGCCTGGATGCAGAACGCCGGCGGCAGTCTGTCGCTGCACCTGTTCAGCAACAACCCATCAAGGGCCAGGATTTCGGCCGTGGCCGATCAGCTGGGCCTCAGCTTCACCTGTGGGGCAGGAAAACCCCGTCGTGGAGCCCTTCGACGGGTGATTGCTGAGCTTGGCCTGGATCCCCGTCAGGTGGCGATGGTGGGCGATCGTTTGTTCACCGATGTGTTGTGCGGTAATCGGCTTGGCCTTTACACCGTGCTTGTGCGCCCCGTCAGCGAAGACGGGACACCTTGCCATCACGATCGGGTGCAGCGGTTGGAACGACGGCTCGCGCGTTTGATGGGGGCGCCTTTGGCATGA
- the proB gene encoding glutamate 5-kinase: MTLWVLKLGTSLLRGDAASAIQGYSNCIANAIAAGDRVVLVTSGAVGLGCQQLQLAQRPDRVVALQAAAAIGQGHLMALYDQAMARHGISVAQVLLTRSDLVDRRRYTNASSTLMQLLEWGVMPVINENDALSPAELRFGDNDTLSALVAAAVAADQLVLLTDVDRLYSADPRTDAQAQPIADVHHHRELQELEAVAGGGGGWGTGGMTTKLAAARIATANGITVHLADGRDPSCLDQLLKGGRGGTVFHPSVHPLGNRRSWLAHVLQPVGELHLDEGACRAIRDRGASLLQVGLTDVSGEFDANQPVTLRDPAGGELGRGLCSQTSDELREALLTSARDGASPVVVHRDVLVLSDQYRS; the protein is encoded by the coding sequence ATGACGCTGTGGGTGTTGAAGCTGGGGACCAGCCTGCTGCGCGGTGATGCCGCGTCCGCCATTCAGGGCTACAGCAACTGCATTGCCAATGCCATCGCTGCAGGAGACCGGGTCGTTCTTGTGACCAGCGGGGCTGTCGGTCTTGGTTGTCAGCAGTTGCAGCTGGCTCAGCGTCCTGATCGGGTGGTTGCCTTGCAGGCAGCCGCGGCGATTGGTCAGGGTCACCTGATGGCTCTCTACGACCAGGCGATGGCCCGCCATGGCATCTCCGTGGCCCAGGTGTTGCTGACCCGTTCCGATCTAGTGGATCGTCGCCGGTACACGAATGCCTCCAGCACCCTCATGCAGTTGCTCGAGTGGGGGGTGATGCCGGTCATCAACGAGAACGATGCACTTTCGCCGGCGGAACTTCGCTTTGGGGACAACGACACCCTTTCGGCTTTGGTGGCGGCAGCCGTGGCCGCTGATCAGTTGGTCCTGTTGACCGATGTTGATCGGCTGTACTCAGCAGACCCTCGGACGGATGCCCAGGCACAGCCGATTGCCGATGTTCACCATCACCGTGAATTGCAGGAGCTTGAGGCGGTCGCCGGTGGGGGGGGGGGTTGGGGAACCGGTGGCATGACCACCAAGCTGGCGGCCGCCCGGATCGCCACGGCGAACGGGATCACGGTGCATTTGGCCGATGGACGCGACCCCTCCTGTCTCGATCAATTGCTCAAGGGTGGGCGCGGCGGAACCGTCTTCCATCCCAGCGTCCATCCTCTCGGCAATCGACGCAGCTGGTTGGCCCATGTTCTGCAGCCTGTGGGCGAGCTGCATCTTGATGAGGGAGCCTGCCGGGCGATCCGGGACCGGGGAGCATCGTTGCTGCAGGTTGGCCTCACCGATGTCAGCGGGGAGTTCGACGCGAATCAGCCGGTCACGCTGCGGGATCCAGCCGGTGGAGAGCTTGGTCGCGGACTCTGCTCCCAGACCAGTGATGAACTGCGAGAAGCCTTGCTGACCTCCGCCAGGGACGGTGCTTCACCCGTTGTGGTGCACCGGGATGTGCTCGTCCTGAGCGATCAGTATCGGTCCTGA
- the lpxD gene encoding UDP-3-O-(3-hydroxymyristoyl)glucosamine N-acyltransferase has translation MRFSTLIKALQQGQAGLKRAEVGGDPLIASAAALDQARSDQLSFLEKGNALTSAFGNSAVGAVLLPDQEDLIAIALERGLAFAVLVDPRLAFAEALELLHPRRRAQAGVHASAVLDERAVIEPGVSIGPRVCIGADSRIGAGSVLHPGVVIYDDVIVGENCELHANAVLHPGSRLGRSCVVHSNAVVGSEGFGFVPTARGWRKMPQTGLVVLEDGVEVGCGSTIDRPSVGETRIGAGSKIDNLVQVGHGVTMGRGCALASQVGIAGGARLGNGVILAGQVGVANRAVIGDRAIASSKSGIHGEVAAGEVVSGYPAIPNRLWLRCSAAFSKLPEMAKLLRELKRSTAQ, from the coding sequence ATGCGTTTCAGCACTCTGATCAAGGCTCTGCAGCAGGGCCAGGCTGGACTCAAACGTGCTGAGGTTGGCGGCGATCCATTGATCGCCAGTGCTGCTGCTCTCGATCAGGCCCGCTCCGACCAGCTCAGCTTCCTGGAGAAAGGCAATGCTCTCACCAGCGCTTTTGGGAACAGTGCGGTCGGTGCCGTGTTGTTGCCTGATCAGGAGGACTTGATTGCCATCGCCTTGGAGCGTGGCCTGGCGTTTGCTGTTTTGGTCGATCCCCGTCTCGCCTTTGCCGAGGCTCTTGAGCTGCTGCACCCCCGGCGCCGTGCCCAGGCCGGTGTTCATGCCAGTGCGGTGCTGGATGAGCGCGCGGTGATCGAACCAGGTGTGTCCATCGGCCCGCGCGTCTGCATCGGAGCTGACAGCCGGATCGGCGCCGGCAGCGTGCTGCACCCAGGCGTGGTGATTTACGACGATGTGATTGTTGGTGAGAACTGTGAACTGCATGCCAACGCCGTGCTGCACCCCGGCTCAAGGCTCGGCAGATCCTGTGTCGTCCATTCCAATGCGGTGGTCGGTTCGGAAGGATTCGGTTTCGTGCCAACCGCCCGGGGTTGGCGCAAGATGCCGCAGACCGGTCTGGTCGTTCTCGAGGATGGTGTTGAGGTGGGCTGTGGCAGCACCATCGACCGCCCCTCGGTTGGGGAAACCAGGATCGGTGCCGGCAGCAAGATCGACAACCTTGTGCAGGTCGGTCATGGCGTGACCATGGGCCGTGGGTGTGCCCTTGCGTCCCAGGTGGGCATTGCCGGTGGGGCCAGGCTCGGCAATGGCGTGATCCTTGCGGGTCAGGTTGGTGTTGCCAATCGGGCGGTGATCGGTGATCGGGCGATTGCCAGCTCCAAGAGCGGGATTCACGGCGAAGTCGCTGCTGGAGAAGTGGTCAGTGGTTATCCAGCGATTCCCAATCGGCTCTGGTTGCGCTGTTCAGCGGCCTTCAGCAAGCTTCCCGAGATGGCAAAGCTGCTGCGGGAGTTGAAGCGGAGCACCGCTCAGTAG
- the leuB gene encoding 3-isopropylmalate dehydrogenase yields MVQHRVVLLSGDGIGPEITAVARRLLEVVSERHGFSLTFDEQLIGGAAIDVTGEPLPSTTLEACQAADAVLLAAIGSPRFDSLPRDKRPETGLLALRSGLKLFANLRPVKIVPSLIEASTLRPEVIEGVDLMVVRELTGGIYFGQPKGRIEADGDVRGFNTMTYSGSEIDRIAKVAFELATERQGHLCSVDKANVLDVSQLWRDRVDAMASGYGGVEVSHMYVDNAAMQLVRDPRQFDVLLTGNLFGDILSDEAAMLTGSIGMLPSASLGSDGPGLFEPVHGSAPDIAGQDKANPMAMVLSAAMMLRIGLKQSAAAAALEQAVDRVLAEGFRTGDLLSEGCTAVGCSAMGEQLLKAL; encoded by the coding sequence ATGGTTCAGCACCGTGTTGTTCTGCTGTCTGGTGATGGCATCGGCCCAGAGATCACGGCTGTTGCCAGAAGGCTTCTCGAGGTCGTGAGCGAGCGGCATGGCTTCAGCCTCACGTTTGACGAGCAGCTGATCGGCGGAGCTGCCATCGATGTCACGGGAGAACCACTGCCCTCCACAACGCTGGAAGCCTGTCAAGCCGCTGATGCCGTTTTGCTGGCAGCGATTGGCAGCCCTCGATTTGACAGCCTGCCGCGCGACAAGCGTCCTGAGACCGGTCTGCTGGCGCTGCGCTCAGGTTTGAAGCTGTTCGCCAATCTGCGACCCGTCAAGATCGTTCCGTCCCTGATTGAGGCCAGCACGCTTCGCCCGGAGGTGATTGAGGGGGTGGATCTGATGGTGGTGCGTGAACTGACGGGGGGGATCTACTTCGGGCAACCCAAGGGCCGGATTGAAGCGGATGGGGATGTCCGTGGCTTCAACACCATGACCTACTCAGGCAGCGAGATCGATCGCATCGCCAAGGTGGCGTTTGAGCTGGCTACAGAACGTCAGGGCCATCTCTGTTCGGTTGACAAGGCGAATGTGCTGGACGTCAGCCAGCTCTGGCGTGACCGCGTGGATGCGATGGCGTCCGGTTACGGCGGTGTTGAGGTGAGTCACATGTATGTGGACAACGCGGCGATGCAGCTTGTTCGAGATCCCCGTCAGTTCGATGTGCTTCTCACGGGCAACCTGTTCGGCGACATCCTCAGCGATGAGGCCGCGATGCTGACCGGTTCGATCGGCATGCTCCCATCAGCGTCCCTGGGCAGCGATGGGCCCGGTCTGTTTGAGCCTGTGCACGGCTCGGCACCGGATATCGCAGGACAGGACAAGGCCAACCCCATGGCCATGGTGTTGTCCGCCGCGATGATGTTGCGCATTGGCCTGAAGCAGAGTGCTGCGGCCGCGGCTCTGGAACAGGCCGTGGACAGGGTGCTTGCAGAGGGGTTCCGAACGGGCGACTTGCTCTCGGAAGGCTGTACAGCTGTTGGTTGCAGCGCCATGGGAGAGCAACTGCTTAAGGCGCTTTGA